The window GTTTTCAGCCATTCCCAAGTAATACGGAAATGAATCGATGAACACACGATTAAATTCTCGATCAGGACGTTCCTGCAAATACGTGTTCCACACACCTTCCATTTGATCGATCCTTTTTTCCCAAAGCGTTTTCCATTCTCCCATTCTCTTACAATGTTCAATCGTTTTAGAAATATTTCTGCCGCTTTGATGGAATTTCGCCAGTCTTCTTCCCAGCTTAGGAGAATTAGGGGGATTGATGAATAAATTTTTCAATAAAACATAATCAACCTCTTTCTCCGTTATTAAGTACTTTTCGCTGTTGCTCTGCACAAATGTAGAAACATAGCGATCGCCTTCCTGTGCTAAATGCTGGGACATTTCGAATAATTCGACCAACGTCTCCTGCTCAATATTTGTCACAGGGACAAGTGTATACAAATAACCATTGGATAGATACCTCGTTTGATTTCCAAGCAAATATGACTGTTCGGGTCTTACGTCAAAGTGTTTTTCTAAAATTTCGGACATGATTCCCTCTCCTCAATAAAAATGGGCTTATTTAATACTATTTATATGAAAGTGATGGTGGTTCTTGAAGTTATTTATGAATATTTAAAGGAGATAAGGGAAAAAAATTGAATGAATATATATAGTTCTATCGTGATGGACAAATTCATATTGTGAATGTACAAATACTTGTAGAAAAGGTGAAGAAGATGACACATAAAAAGGATATGAGTATTTCAGAACAAACCGCACGCAAATGGCTGCATGAACGCGGCGTCGAAATCAAAGATATAGCAGAATTGGTCATGTTTCTTCAAGAAAAGTACCATGAAAATCTACAAATCGAAGAATGCATTGAAAATATCGAGCGCGTTTTATCAAAAAGAGAAGTGCAAAATGCGATTTTAACGGGCATTCAATTGGATATCCTTGCAGAAAAAGGGATGCTTGAACAACCGCTTCAGGCAATCATCGAGGCCGATGAAGGATTATATGGGGTAGATGAAATACTAGCCTTTTCGATCGTCAATGTATACGGTTCCATCGGGTTTACGAATTATGGCTATGTCGATAAGCTAAAACCAGGAATATTAAAAGATTTGAATGATAAGTCCAGTGGAAAATGCCATACTTTTCTAGACGATATTGTTGGAGCCATCGCTGCAGCTGCTTCAAGCAGACTGGCGCATCGCTCAGATTGAAGCACTAATTGAGAGAGGCCGTCCCGCATAGTGTCGGGACGGCCTCTTTTCCGGCTTGCTCGATTAAATTTTCCAATTGGACAGGCTGCCGATCGTAAAAGTTGGCTGCTTGTCATATCTTTTTAAGTCCTCTTCCGAAGTGACTCCTGTATGAACCAACAATGTATCCAAACCTGCATTCATACCTGCCAAGATATCGGTATGGTAATTATCCCCGACCATCAATGTGTCCTCCTTCGGCACACCCAGTACCTCCAGCGCCTGTTCCATAATGATGGATTCAGGCTTTCCAATAAAGATCGGCTCTGTTTGAGTGGAAACTGTGATGACGCTTGTCAACGAACCGTTTCCAGGCAAAAGCCCCCTTTCCGTTGGAATGGCAATATCACCATTGGTCGAAATGAAGACAGCCCCATTTCGGACACCAAGACAACCAAGTGCCAGCTTTTCGTATGTGATCGACCTGTCGATGCCAACCACTACAAAATCAGGGTTTTCATCGACTAAAGATAATCCCTTCTCTTCCAATGCATTTCGGATGCCTTCTTCTCCGATTACATAAATGGACGCATCATTCTTACGTTCATAAATATAGCTTGCAGTTGCCATGGAAGTTGTGAAAACTTGTTCAGGGGCTGCAGGGATATCAAAATTCTGCAGTTTTTCAGCTACTTGTTCTGGTCGACGCGAAGAATTGTTTGTCACAAATAAGTATGGGATTCCATTATCCTTGAGGCGGTGAACAAAATCACCCGCTTCCTCGATTTTTTCCTTGCCGCGGTACATTGTACCATCCAAATCTATTAAGTATCCTTTATAATTTTTCATCTTATCTTGATCCTTTCCAATTATGTTCGTATTTGAAAATGTCCCCTAACCAAGGGAATCTATCCGCTTCACAAAATAAAAACGCTTTCAACTAAGAAAGCGTCAATTTTTAAAGGCTGAAACTGGACCTAGTTCACTTAATAAATAGGTGCGCACACACCCGCTAAACTGCTCGAGTGCATGAAGATGTTTCTTAAATGCTTCGCTAAGGTCGGAGTGATCAATTTCGATATATTGCTGAACGAGCATTTTGCGATATCCTACAATCACCTTTAAGCTCGTCTGCATCTCATCTGAAACTACTTTTTCATCATTCAAAATATCCACGATATCCTCATAGCTGCCGGGATCCCTCATGATGAATCCATCTATCATGGCGTTTCCGACATCCAAAATACTTTCGATGATGATATGTGAAGTCCTTTCAAATGCAGCCCTTTCAATATCATTTTGACATTCACTCACTTTTTGAAGCAGTTCAAGCTGCTGTTCCATAAACCGCAATGTATTTTCTATATGTTGACGATCGACAAAGTACACAGTCAGCACCCTTCCCTTTTAACAGTTGCTACTCGCTTATTTTAACATAATATCTTCTCGTTTTCCTGCCGCTGTTTTTTTGTTAAGATGAGAACAGAATAAAACGGTATACGGAAAGGGGAAAAGCGACTATGAGCGAGCGCTTTTATTTATATGATGACATCGAAAACACAAAGACAAGGTTCGTGAGTTTTATGGGGGAAAATCAACGCTTTGATTTGGCAATCATCCGTTCTGAAAGATATTACGGAAAACAGCTTGTATTGGATATACAAGGAAATCGTTTTGCGATCATTGGCCCGGATGATTTAGACGAAGAAGGATACTTGGAACATGCTTTTCGATTAAGTGAAGACGAAGCAGAAGAATTGAAGGATTTTCTTACCGAGATCATATAAATCGATGTATGAGTTGGAAAGCGCCTCCGTATAATAAGAGCATCATTTCATCTGGAGGTGTACAGCATGGAAAGAAAGAACGGTGAACGGGATAAAGAAGATATTCCTTATTCCGACTTTTCGAATGTTGAAACGCAAAGAAATTTTTTAGTGCCTGAAACCCTCCCCGAAGGTCCTTATGGATCCCCCCGCGGAAAAGCAGCACCCGTCGAGAATAAATCGACCCCTTGGGAAGAAGGACAGCGCTACTATAGTGCGTTCAATTATGAATTCAAATCGCTTCATCAGGATATACCAAGGAAAGAGCCAGGCTCTCATCCCCCTCATGATGATCCCGAGCGAAATGAAGAGCCGCCTTATACTGAAAATAAGTAGACGTACCTAATAAAAATGGACTGCTTTCAAAAGGCCATGAAGCCAGTTTGAAATTCAGTCCATTTTTTTATTGCTTAACTTTTTTTGCTACAAAATAAGCACAGCCAAAATTACAATACTCATACAAATAATCCTTTAATGTGGCAATTTTGGTATCATAGTTCGCCTTTTGGTTTTGATCATCAAAAAACCCCTTCAACCGCAATTGACCATAGCCCCAATCCCCGACAATATAGTCATATTTCGTTAATATTTCACTATATCGACTGCGAAATGACTCCTCATTGAAGCCGTTTCGATGTTCAGTAATGACTTCATAGCATTGATTATTTATGCAAATCATCGGCTCACCACCTTCAAAATATACTCCTACATTAAATTATAACTGATTACCCATCAATTACTAAGAAAAAAACATAAAACTGTGGTCATTCTAGTAAAAGAGGGGGTGTTAAAATTGAGAAGCAACATCATTGTCACCTCTATATTGGGTGTAGCGCTTCTAAGTGCTTGTTCAAATCACAAAGCGGCAAATGACAATCACTTATTCCATGACAGCGGCAACACCATAAATGTGACAGACAGACAAGATCTTTATAATAAAAACAAAACGAATACAATGAAAAAACGGACTGAAGAATTTGGCTACGTCCGCCACCAAAAAAGTCCCATTGCCGGAGCTAAAATGAATTACAAGGATATTTATGCGGTAGATCGGGAAAAAGTAGCTGACACGATCAGTAAAATGAACGTTGGTTCCCTTCCCCATGTATTCGACTGCTCCACCCTTGTCACAGACCATGAAGTGCTTATGGCTTACAAAACAGACGTAAAAGGGAAAAAAGCCCGCAATGAAGTAGCGGATCAAGTGAAAAGAACTGCTCTTTCCGTCGTACCGGGCTGGTACCATGTATACGTCACCGACGATCCGACATTGATGCGTAATGTAGAAAATATCGCATCCATGGACGCGAATATGGATAATGTCCATAATGTCGTAGCAGATACCGTCAAACTCATGCTCGAACGCTCCCCGCAAGGGCACGTCCTTAGCAAAGGCGGCGTCAACGAGAACAACGAAATGACTGGCGAAACTAACGACATGATCGATA is drawn from Falsibacillus albus and contains these coding sequences:
- the yutH gene encoding spore coat putative kinase YutH, with the protein product MSEILEKHFDVRPEQSYLLGNQTRYLSNGYLYTLVPVTNIEQETLVELFEMSQHLAQEGDRYVSTFVQSNSEKYLITEKEVDYVLLKNLFINPPNSPKLGRRLAKFHQSGRNISKTIEHCKRMGEWKTLWEKRIDQMEGVWNTYLQERPDREFNRVFIDSFPYYLGMAENAIQYLVDTEIDEETRDIDAGTVCHIRFHQNTWGTQVWIKDPFDWVFDHGGRDIAEWIRERYLTQNRTFQPDVQTFLREYQSAGEISAFSWRLIFARLLFPIHYFECVEDYFTASSEQSQKQLEDKLHRMTKTSREYERFLGEFYKIADVPLKRLKIPEINWLRR
- a CDS encoding phosphatidylglycerophosphatase A family protein; translation: MTHKKDMSISEQTARKWLHERGVEIKDIAELVMFLQEKYHENLQIEECIENIERVLSKREVQNAILTGIQLDILAEKGMLEQPLQAIIEADEGLYGVDEILAFSIVNVYGSIGFTNYGYVDKLKPGILKDLNDKSSGKCHTFLDDIVGAIAAAASSRLAHRSD
- a CDS encoding TIGR01457 family HAD-type hydrolase, with amino-acid sequence MKNYKGYLIDLDGTMYRGKEKIEEAGDFVHRLKDNGIPYLFVTNNSSRRPEQVAEKLQNFDIPAAPEQVFTTSMATASYIYERKNDASIYVIGEEGIRNALEEKGLSLVDENPDFVVVGIDRSITYEKLALGCLGVRNGAVFISTNGDIAIPTERGLLPGNGSLTSVITVSTQTEPIFIGKPESIIMEQALEVLGVPKEDTLMVGDNYHTDILAGMNAGLDTLLVHTGVTSEEDLKRYDKQPTFTIGSLSNWKI
- a CDS encoding DUF86 domain-containing protein is translated as MYFVDRQHIENTLRFMEQQLELLQKVSECQNDIERAAFERTSHIIIESILDVGNAMIDGFIMRDPGSYEDIVDILNDEKVVSDEMQTSLKVIVGYRKMLVQQYIEIDHSDLSEAFKKHLHALEQFSGCVRTYLLSELGPVSAFKN
- a CDS encoding DUF3055 domain-containing protein yields the protein MSERFYLYDDIENTKTRFVSFMGENQRFDLAIIRSERYYGKQLVLDIQGNRFAIIGPDDLDEEGYLEHAFRLSEDEAEELKDFLTEII
- a CDS encoding cytosolic protein; its protein translation is MERKNGERDKEDIPYSDFSNVETQRNFLVPETLPEGPYGSPRGKAAPVENKSTPWEEGQRYYSAFNYEFKSLHQDIPRKEPGSHPPHDDPERNEEPPYTENK
- a CDS encoding YutD family protein; amino-acid sequence: MICINNQCYEVITEHRNGFNEESFRSRYSEILTKYDYIVGDWGYGQLRLKGFFDDQNQKANYDTKIATLKDYLYEYCNFGCAYFVAKKVKQ
- a CDS encoding YhcN/YlaJ family sporulation lipoprotein, with amino-acid sequence MLKLRSNIIVTSILGVALLSACSNHKAANDNHLFHDSGNTINVTDRQDLYNKNKTNTMKKRTEEFGYVRHQKSPIAGAKMNYKDIYAVDREKVADTISKMNVGSLPHVFDCSTLVTDHEVLMAYKTDVKGKKARNEVADQVKRTALSVVPGWYHVYVTDDPTLMRNVENIASMDANMDNVHNVVADTVKLMLERSPQGHVLSKGGVNENNEMTGETNDMIDKDEYNNELKKSKLKTPTSKDGMME